In the genome of bacterium, the window GCAAATTCTTTTTCTACAATTAAAACAGCAACTCTTTCTTTATTTCCCATTTTTATAATTTAAATAAATTTTTTCTATTTCGTCAACCATTTTATCAACTGAAAACATGCTCAAAATTTTTTCTCTCCCAACTTTTCCCATTTTTTCTGCTATTTCAGGGTTTTCTAAAAGAATTTTTATTTTCTCAGCCAGTTTATTTATATCTTTACTTTTTACTAAAAAGCCAGTCTGTCCATCTATTACAATTTCTTTTGCTCCATCCACATTAAAAGATACAACTGGTTTTCCACCTGCAAGGGCCTGTGCTACTGCTTTTGGGAGTCCCTCTCTTAAACTTGTATGTACAACAATATCTATTACTGAAACATATTCTGGAATTTTTTCAGGTGGGACAAGACCTGTAAATATTACTTTTTTTTCAATCCCTTTTTCTTTTGCAATGTTTTTTAATTTTTCTTTCAAGATGCCATCTCCAACAAAAATAAGTTTTATATTTGAGAAATTGTTAACGAGCATAGAAAAAGCAGAAAGTAAATATTCCTGTCCTTTTAATGGGAATAATCTTCCTATCATTCCAATAACTTTTTCATCTTTATCAATTCTCAATTTTTTTCTTAAATATTCTCTTTTGTTTTGAACTTCAATATATGGTGTAATAGGAAAACCACTGTAAATGACAGAATATTGATTTTCTTTTCCTATGCCATTTTTAAGATACCTTTCTTTCATAATTTCTCCAACACATATAAAATGGTCAGTAAATTTTCCTGCTATTTTTTCAGTTATTTTGTAAAAAAGATAAGCAAATTTTTTTTGGTTTGGATAAAAAGAGGGCCCATGAATTGTATGAATAACAGTTGTTTTTCTATTTGATAATTTTCCTGCCATTCTTCCAAGAACTCCTGCTTTTCCACTATGGGTATGAATTATATCATATTTATTTTTTTTAAGGACTTTAAAAATTTTAATGAAAGCAATTATATCATAAAATGGGTTTAAGTTTCTTATAAGTTGAGGAATTATTATTAAATTTATATTTTTATTTCTGACTTCATTTTCTAAGGAACCTTCTGGTCCCTTAGTTTTTCCACTTACAAGGTCAACATTATATCCTTTTTTTTTAAGCCCTTCTACTGTAAAAATTGTATTTTCCTGCGCTCCGCCAATAACCAATCTTGTAATAATATGACATATTTTCATATCAGTGCAGTAATTCTCATTAATATTTAGTTAGCAGGTATATTAAGGAGTTTTATAGCATTTTCTCTTGCAACTTTATTGAAAACAATTTCT includes:
- a CDS encoding glycosyltransferase family 4 protein: MKICHIITRLVIGGAQENTIFTVEGLKKKGYNVDLVSGKTKGPEGSLENEVRNKNINLIIIPQLIRNLNPFYDIIAFIKIFKVLKKNKYDIIHTHSGKAGVLGRMAGKLSNRKTTVIHTIHGPSFYPNQKKFAYLFYKITEKIAGKFTDHFICVGEIMKERYLKNGIGKENQYSVIYSGFPITPYIEVQNKREYLRKKLRIDKDEKVIGMIGRLFPLKGQEYLLSAFSMLVNNFSNIKLIFVGDGILKEKLKNIAKEKGIEKKVIFTGLVPPEKIPEYVSVIDIVVHTSLREGLPKAVAQALAGGKPVVSFNVDGAKEIVIDGQTGFLVKSKDINKLAEKIKILLENPEIAEKMGKVGREKILSMFSVDKMVDEIEKIYLNYKNGK